A window of Bacteroidota bacterium contains these coding sequences:
- a CDS encoding serine acetyltransferase has protein sequence MNKAIREFASQVIKKYEDHQCMLPLKDESRKFIDKFLKLAFPQYSEKSFEKIEEIESAAILLMYDLKKLVGSVIEDKREVDQTVDQFASELPQIIRKLDKDAEAIFNGDPAAKNQDEVILAYPGFFAITIYRLSHELYLLGVPVIPRILSEYAHERSGIDIHPGAEIGESFCIDHGTGIVIGETTVIGSRVKIYQGVTLGAVSVDKSLASQKRHPTIEDDVIIYAQAVILGGETVIGRNSVVGGNAWVTESVPPDSVVLHKSEVRLKYNGKHDPVLDFVI, from the coding sequence ATGAACAAAGCGATTCGAGAGTTTGCCTCTCAAGTGATAAAAAAATATGAAGATCATCAATGCATGCTGCCGCTTAAGGATGAGAGCAGAAAATTCATTGACAAATTTTTAAAGCTGGCTTTCCCCCAATACTCCGAAAAATCATTCGAGAAAATTGAGGAGATAGAATCGGCTGCCATACTTTTGATGTATGATTTAAAGAAGCTTGTCGGGTCAGTGATTGAAGATAAAAGGGAGGTCGATCAGACCGTCGATCAGTTTGCATCGGAGCTGCCCCAAATCATAAGAAAACTGGACAAGGATGCAGAAGCCATATTTAACGGTGATCCTGCTGCAAAAAATCAGGATGAGGTCATTCTGGCGTATCCCGGCTTTTTTGCCATTACTATCTACAGGCTGTCCCACGAACTTTACCTTTTGGGCGTGCCTGTAATTCCGAGAATACTTTCCGAGTATGCACACGAGAGGTCGGGAATAGACATTCATCCGGGTGCCGAGATAGGAGAGTCATTCTGCATCGATCACGGTACCGGAATTGTAATCGGTGAGACTACTGTAATTGGCTCCCGTGTCAAAATTTATCAAGGTGTTACACTTGGTGCTGTCAGTGTTGATAAATCACTCGCAAGCCAAAAGAGGCATCCGACCATAGAGGACGATGTAATTATCTATGCGCAGGCGGTAATTCTTGGCGGAGAAACTGTTATTGGCAGAAACAGTGTTGTGGGTGGTAACGCATGGGTTACTGAGAGCGTCCCGCCTGATTCTGTCGTTCTTCACAAAAGTGAAGTAAGACTTAAATATAACGGG